One segment of Carya illinoinensis cultivar Pawnee chromosome 1, C.illinoinensisPawnee_v1, whole genome shotgun sequence DNA contains the following:
- the LOC122311819 gene encoding CBL-interacting serine/threonine-protein kinase 9-like, protein MSDRKSGEKMSLKKRPVTRTRVGKYELGSTLGEGSFAKVKFAKNVDTRDSFAIKILDREQVLRLKMVEHLKREISTMKLIKHPNVIKIFEVMASKSKIYIVLEFVGGGELFDQIAKNGRFKEDEARGYFQQLINAVDYCHSRGVYHRDLKPENLLLDSYGVLKVSDFGLSAFSQQVREDGLLHTTCGTPNYVAPEVLNDKGYDGTASDIWSCGVILFVLMAGYLPFDEPNLMDLYRKISKADFTCPSYFSAGAKKLIKRILDPNPLTRITIPEILEDEWFKKSYKPAYSEEEQNVNLDDVDAVFNDSKEHLVKETKEKPVSMNAFELISRSPGFSLENLFEKQMGLVKRETRFTSQRPANEIMSKIEEAAKPLGFNVHKRNYKMKLQGDKTGRKGHLSVATEVFEVAPSLHMVELRKTGGDTLEFHKFYKSFSSGLKDVMWNGEENAGGLQ, encoded by the exons ATGTCTGATAGGAAATCGGGGGAGAAGATGAGCTTGAAGAAGAGACCGGTGACGAGGACACGCGTCGGGAAATATGAGCTGGGGAGCACACTGGGAGAGGGCAGCTTTGCCAAGGTCAAGTTCGCAAAGAACGTCGACACCCGTGATAGCTTTGCCATCAAAATCCTCGACCGCGAGCAAGTCCTCCGTCTCAAGATGGTCGAACAT CTAAAAAGAGAAATTTCGACaatgaagctgatcaaacatcCAAATGTTATTAAAATTTTTGAG GTTATGGCAAGCAAATCAAAGATCTACATCGTTCTTGAATTTGTTGGTGGTGGCGAGCTCTTTGACCAAATA gCCAAAAATGGGAGATTTAAAGAGGATGAAGCCAGGGGATATTTCCAACAGCTCATTAATGCTGTGGATTACTGCCACAGTAGAGGCGTGTACCACAGAGATTTGAAG CCTGAGAATCTTCTCCTAGACTCATATGGTGTTCTCAAAGTATCAGATTTTGGATTGAGTGCATTCTCACAACAAGTGCGG GAGGATGGGCTGCTTCACACTACCTGTGGTACCCCCAATTATGTTGCTCCCGAG GTGCTAAATGATAAAGGTTATGATGGCACAGCGTCTGATATTTGGTCTTGTGGGGTCATTCTCTTTGTACTTATGGCTGGTTACTTGCCATTTGATGAGCCAAATCTCATGGATTTGTACAGAAAA ATTTCCAAGGCTGACTTCACATGTCCATCATATTTTTCGGCTGGTGCAAAGAAACTGATCAAGCGTATTCTTGATCCTAACCCCCTTACA CGGATAACAATTCCTGAAATCTTAGAAGATGAATGGTTCAAGAAAAGCTACAAGCCAGCATACTCTGAGGAGGAGCAGAATGTAAATCTTGATGATGTAGATGCTGTATTCAATGACTCAAAG GAACATCTTGTTAAAGAAACGAAAGAGAAACCTGTATCCATGAATGCTTTTGAGCTCATATCTCGGTCCCCGGGTTTCAGTCTTGAAAATTTGTTTGAGAAGCAGATG GGTCTTGTGAAGCGAGAAACCCGTTTCACTTCCCAGCGTCCTGCAAATGAAATTATGTCTAAAATTGAGGAAGCAGCAAAGCCCCTTGGCTTTAATGTTCACAAGCGAAACTACAAG ATGAAGTTGCAGGGTGACAAAACCGGAAGGAAGGGCCACCTCTCAGTTGCAACTGAG GTGTTCGAGGTGGCTCCCTCCCTGCACATGGTAGAGCTCCGGAAAACTGGCGGTGACACATTGGAGTTTCACAAG TTCTACAAAAGCTTCTCCTCTGGATTAAAAGACGTAATGTGGAACGGTGAAGAAAATGCTGGAGGATTGCAGtaa